From the Polynucleobacter acidiphobus genome, the window GGCCGGCTGCAAGGGCAAGTAAGGTTTTGCCGGTACCAGCTTGACCCAGCAGAGTCACAAAATCAATGTCTGGGTTCATGAGAAGGTTCATGGCAAAGTTTTGCTCGCGATTACGCGCGGTGATGCTCCACACATTATTTTTCTGATGGGAGTAATCCTTCAGAGTTTGAAGCAAAGCGGTCTTGCCATTGATTTCTCGAACCAGGGCATAAAAGGGTGTCGTGCCATCCGGATTTTCTTGATACACAAATTGATTGATGAGCATGCTGGGCACCAGTGGGCCAGTAACTCGATAAAACATCGTGCCACTCTTACCGTCTGCCCAGCTTTCCATGGCCTTACCATGCTTAGGCCAAAAGTCACTCGGTAATGCCATTACACCCGAGTACATTAAATCTCGATCTTCTAATACCTGGTCATTAAAGTAATCTTCAGCCGGAAGGCCAAGAGCTCTGGCCTTGATCCGCATATTGATATCTTTCGATACCAAAACAACTTCTTGCTGCGGCTTAGCCTTTTGTAGATCACGAACCACACCTAAAATCAGGTTATCGCCTTTACCCTCGGGCAGCCCTTCGGGTAGAGGGGCGGTGGAAAACTGGGTCTGGAAAAATAATCGCCCGGTTGCATCTTGGTTACCCAATTTGTTGAGCGGAATTCCCTCATCGAGCTGACCACTAGTAGCGGCAATGAGTTGGTCGAGTGAACGACTTACCATGCGCGCATTACGAGCAACCTCACTCATTCCCTTTTTATGGTTGTCGAGCTCTTCAAGGGTTGTCATCGGCAGATACAAATCGTGTTCCTCAAACCGAAAGAGAGAGGATGGGTCATGCATCAATACATTGGTGTCCAGGACAAATAGACTTGGTGGACCTGTGCGCACCGTGCGTTTTGGCCGCTCTGGCTTGGACTCCAATTGCCTTTCAAGGTGTTGGGCTGGAGCAATGGTCTTAATCTGTTCCAATGCTGCCTCGGCGGCTGACAGATCATCGTCTACATCAATATTGGGTTCTACCTCATGGGCCCAGCTTGGTGCTTGCGCTTTTTTTACCTTCTTGGGGGGATTTTTGAGATCCGGCGTTTTCTGACGACTTAAATTGACTTGATCGGCAATTTGGGTGGGCAGTGGAGGCAATGGCATGCGAGAACTTCTCCTAAATGAAAAAACCGCCTGCTAAGAGCGAAAGGCGGTTTTGAGGGGTGAGGCAGAGGACGGGACTATATGCACGATTTACAAGGGGACCGGTGTCCCATCGTGGTCTAGATAGACCTCGGTGCGGGTTTAATGGCATCCATCGCTTACGGTGCATATAGCCATACTGTAACCCAAATTGATGTCTTTGCAAGTACCGTACAAATCCCTAGGACATTGCCTTGGCGGCAGCGAGTACCTCGGCCACATGGCCTGCAACCTTAATACCACGCCACTCCTTTTGGAGAACGCCTTTGCTGTCAAATAAGAAGGTGCTGCGGTCAACGCCACGAACTTGTTTGCCATACATATTCTTCATTTTGATGACATTAAAGATCGTGCATAGTTTTTCTTCGGTATCGGCAACCAATTCAAAGGGTAAACCTAATTTTTGGCGAAAGTTCTCGTGCGAGCGCAAATTATCCCGTGATACCCCAACCACTAAAGCATTGGCTTGATTAAATGCATCAATATGATCTCGAAACTCTCCTGCCTCCACCGTGCATCCCGGTGTTGAATCTTTAGGATAAAAATAGAGCACCAGTTTTTTGCCTTGGTATGCTTTTGGCGAGAAGGTGAGGTTTGATGTTGCCGGAATCTCACACATTGGCATGGTCTGCCCAATCTTAATCGTCATCGTAATTCCCCTCGTCAATGGTTATGTGAAATTAGTTGCATGGCGCATTTGGATCATCAGTTCACCGCTGCGATTGGCAATACTGCCATACTGAAATGGCTC encodes:
- a CDS encoding PhoH family protein, encoding MPLPPLPTQIADQVNLSRQKTPDLKNPPKKVKKAQAPSWAHEVEPNIDVDDDLSAAEAALEQIKTIAPAQHLERQLESKPERPKRTVRTGPPSLFVLDTNVLMHDPSSLFRFEEHDLYLPMTTLEELDNHKKGMSEVARNARMVSRSLDQLIAATSGQLDEGIPLNKLGNQDATGRLFFQTQFSTAPLPEGLPEGKGDNLILGVVRDLQKAKPQQEVVLVSKDINMRIKARALGLPAEDYFNDQVLEDRDLMYSGVMALPSDFWPKHGKAMESWADGKSGTMFYRVTGPLVPSMLINQFVYQENPDGTTPFYALVREINGKTALLQTLKDYSHQKNNVWSITARNREQNFAMNLLMNPDIDFVTLLGQAGTGKTLLALAAGLEQVLDSKRYNEIIITRATVPVGEDIGFLPGTEEEKMQPWMGAFDDNLEVLHRSDDTAGEWGRAATQELIRSRIKVKSMNFMRGRTFVSKFLIIDEAQNLTPKQMKTLVTRAGPGTKIVCLGNIAQIDTPYLTEGSSGLTYVVDRFKGWRHSGHITLARGERSRLADHAAEAL
- a CDS encoding peroxiredoxin, producing MTIKIGQTMPMCEIPATSNLTFSPKAYQGKKLVLYFYPKDSTPGCTVEAGEFRDHIDAFNQANALVVGVSRDNLRSHENFRQKLGLPFELVADTEEKLCTIFNVIKMKNMYGKQVRGVDRSTFLFDSKGVLQKEWRGIKVAGHVAEVLAAAKAMS